The DNA region GGGCGACTTCATGAGATTCTCCATTCTCGTCTCGTACGGCCCCTTGATTTTCTGGCAGCCTAAAGAGAGAAGCGCAGCAAAGGTCATTAGCACCGCAAGGCCATGTACGATCTTCATCAGCGGCAGCCGCCCCGTTCCATGTTTTCAAGAACTCCGCGGTTGTATTCGCGAACCCTGACACAGTACATGTCATTTGCTGCACATGGCTTGCCTGAATCCAAATCTCGTCCCATGGCGATAAGTGAGCGCTTTTGCTCAACGCTCATGTGCCAACCGTAGGATGAGTTCACGCAGCCGACAGCGATGGACTCGTAGCGTCCTGGACCTTGTTTGCATCCACTGGCAAGGCTGCCGACCACTAGAGTCAGCAGCACAGCATACGCGGGGATGTGCCTCATGGTCACCAGTTTATCGGCTGTAGACTATATGATGCAACCTCCTCCAGCATCTACGCATGCCAGCGGAGAGCCTCGCCCAAGTTTTCGGACAAGTGGTCAGAGACTGGCGAGTCGAGCGAGGCTATTCTCAGGAGGAGTTCGCCTATCGATGCGGAATCCACAGAACGTACATGACTCATGTGGAGCGCGGATCGAAGAACCCAACTTTGGCCGTCGTGGCGAAAATCGCGCGCGGACTCGGAGTCGAGTTGAGCACGATCTGGATCGAAGTGGAACGACGAGGCGGGATAGTTTCCAAGGTTACAGACCCTCCAATTCCTCGTTGACGAGTTCTTCGAGCAGTTGGATGAGGCGCTCGATCTCCTCTTCTCTTTGGCGAAGCGAGCGCAGTAGGGTCTCCACCGAATCTAACTCTGCCTGGAAATCTCTCCAGGCGCTAATCTCCCCTCGCAAGTGTTCGGCGCGAGATCGAGCTTGTTGGTAGGCCACCACAGCACTTTCCATTGACTGAATCATGGACTCGGCGGCGCTCAACTCGCGGCGAAGATCACCGATATCTCGGAGTCCAGCTCGGCGGTGCATAACAGAAGCAAGGCGCTCCTCGGCATCGACGAATGCGCGGCGAATATCCTGGCGCTGAGACTGTGCCGCGTGCAATGCGTAGCGAAGTTCTTGTTGCTTGCGTTTCATTTGCGCCTCCTTTCAGGCCACCGACCCAGCCATGGGGGCGAGGATGAAGTCCACGGCAGCTTGAGCGGAGCTGGCGGCCTTGATAATGAGCGACTTGTCATTCTTAAGTGCCTTGAGCCAACCAGCGACATACGAGGCGCTCTGTTCGACGTCGCTGTGGATTCCTAGGTCGGCAGTAAGGAATGCGGCTCCCAATTCGGCCACCAACTCTTCACGGGCATAAGGGTCTGATCCGAACTGAATCGGATCGCATACCTCCTTTCGAGCGAGCCGACTGGAGTGCCCCGTGGCGTGAACCAATTCGTGAGCAAGGGTCTGCTCGTAGGCTTCGGCAGAATCGAATAGTTCAGCACGAGGCATTACGACCACGTCCTCAGGTGGAGAGTAGTAGGCGGCAGTTCCTTTCCGATGGACGTCCACACTTGGGCACATGATCTCAGCGAGGGACGCGACCGACGAGCATGCGGACTCGTCAAGCCCCTCTGTAAGCGGTTCTAGGTTCAAGCCCTCTGTTTGCTGGACGTTGAAGACATAGTAATAGCGGGCCACCATTCGCTTCTGCGTTTCGCTGCCGCGCTCTTCCTCGACTTCGTTCCAGAACATGATTGGGGTGCCGTGCTCGCCTCGTCGCACATGCCCTCCCAACTCGGACACTTGTTTGAACGTCACCCAGCGAGGATCGGCATAGGGCTGAATCGACAGGACAAGTCGGTTGATGCCACGATAGTTGTTGCCCCGAAGGTTTCGGGGGGATTCGGCGCGCCATGGCTTTCGCCAAGGGAGAAGACCCTCGGTCTCGATGGCGCGAATGATGCGGTCGGTGATGTGCTGATACGCTTTCACACCGCATATAGCTTTTTCCCGCTCGAAGTCAGGGGGAAAGTTCTGCCAGCGTGTTGAGGTTAGAAAATGCACTCCTCAGGGGCGATATGTATGCAATTTCTAACCTGGTCTACCGCGGAGTGCGGGCCTAATCACAGTCTGTTCTCGCACGCTGCCGCCTCGTTCACCTCAGTTAAGATTTACGCGGAGTGTTCCGAAACGTAGATAGTGAAGTACAATGATCGACAAAATGGAACACGAGAGGAATACCGAGGCGCTGGTGAAGTTCGTGACAGAGCGTGGAGTAGCCCGAACTCGGGACATCGTCGATGCAGGCTTTCCGAGAGTGATGCTAACTCGACTTGTCAGAAATGGAGAGCTTCAGCGTCTTGGACGAGGGCTGTACGCGACTGCGGATCACCCCCTGACCGAGTGGCATGATCTCGCCGAGGTTGCTAAGGCCATCCCATCAGCAGTAGTGTCTCTGATCTCAGCGCTTGCGTTCCACGAAATCGGCACACAGGTTCCGCATGAGATTTGGATAGCCCTGCCAGACGGGGCAAGGAAACCAACGTATCACCACAAGCTCCGCGTTACGCGACTCTCGGAACCTTACCTGTCTGCTGGAGTAGAAGTGCATCAAATCGAAGGCGTCCCAGTTCGGGTCTTCGGCGCGGCCAAGACCGTCGCTGACTGCTTTCGCATGCGGTCCAAGGTGGGATACGATGTGGCCGTCGAGGCCCTAAGAGAAGGCTGGCGGCTTCGAAAGTTCACGCTCGACGAACTAGCCCACTTCGGAAAGCTCAACCGAGTTGATCGGATCATGCGTCCCTACATTGAAGCGATTACCGCATGAAACCAGCTCCGTCAAACGTCTCTGCCTCAATCCTTTCACGACTCAAGAACGAGGCCGCGAAGAACTCCGAGCCGTTCAACCCACTGCTCGCGAGATATGTCGGGTTTCGGCTGCTTTACAGACTGTCGATCTCACCGTATCGCGATCAGTTTCTTATCAAGGGCGCAACGATGTTCCTGTTCTGGACAGGCTCTGCGCATCGTCCCACACGCGATCTCGACCTCCTGTCCCTCACGAATTCTGACCTTGACGAGCTTCGAGACCTCTTTGTCAGTATCTGCGAAATTGAGTGTGCTGAGGACGGAGTCGTCTTTGATTCAGATTCGGTTACTTCCGAGTTGATTCGCGAAGAGCAGGCATACGGAGGGTCGAGAATCAAGTTGGTTGGCTACCTGGGAACCGCCCGCATTCCGCTTCAAATTGACGTTGGCCTTGGCGACGCTGTGACTCCTGGTCCAGTCGAGATTATCATCCCAGGAATTGTCTCTGCGGTGCCTGAGGCAAGGATTCGCGGCTACCCCGTCGAGACAGCCATTGCGGAGAAGTTCCACGCGATGGTGGTGCTTGGATTGAACAACAGCCGCATGAAGGACTACTTCGACGTAGCCATGCTGGCTTACTCCATGTTCATTGACGCAGACACTCTACGAAGGGCTGTCGAGGCAACATTTCGCCGCCGCAAGACCGAACTTCCCGTCGAGGTGCCGATCTGCTTCAAGAAAGAGTTCGCAAACGATCCTCAAGTGAGCACTCGATGGCGCGCGTTCGTCCGCAAGAACGACATCACCACCCCATTCGACGATCTTGAATTCGTTCAATCAAAGCTTCGTGGATTGCTGCTGCCAACCATTGACCATTGAGAGTCGGTTCAAGCTCAGGCGTCCCCAAAAGCCAACGGTCTGCAATCGGCTCGGTCAAGGTGAGTATCATTCATGTCGTCGAATTCGGTTGCTTCGATGGCCCCGCAAACGCCTCTCGTCACCGAACCTCGGAATTTGAACCTCCAGCACGATGGGGCGAAAGTTCGGAACAGGTGATGTCCCCGCACCCAAAATCCCCCGTTCCTTAGGATCGGGGGATTTGCTTTTTAGCCCCCATCTCTCCCGGGCCAGAGTCTGAATCAAGGGGATGGCGGCAACCGCTTTAGGGAGAACAGCATCCGGTCGGTTTCGGGGAACGACCCGCACCCTCGGGCTTGGCACAGGCCGCGCAGGTGCCCCCGGTGGTAGGTGCCGTGGTTGGCTACGTGCAGCGCGATCTCCCCAAACGGCAGCGATTGCGCCTCTCCGTTGAGCCGGCGATAGGGGATGATGTGATCCCACGCATGGGTTTCAATCAAGCCAATCCACAGCGAGTGGTTGGTTTGCAGTGCCTCCGTCGTGAGGGGGATGATCGGTATGGCGCTTGGCGAATCCCCGTTCACTCGGCTGGCCCACAGGGAGCCGGCCATCAGGATGTGGCCAAAGACCTCCTTTTCGCCGTCGGTGCCCTCGGCCTGCAAGAACTCGAGCCATTTCAAGTTGGCCCACAGGTCGTAGTCAAAGTTTGCGGCCAGCACAGGTCGGTCGTCGGTGTTCATAAGGCGTCTTCCCCCCGTTCGCCGGTGCGGATCCGCACGGCTTCCAAGACTTCCGTCACAAAGATCTTGCCATCGCCGAGCTCGCCGGTGTGGGCAGCCCCGGTAATGGCTTCCAAGCAGTCGTCTAGCTGGTTGTCGCGGATCACAATGTCCAGTTTGACTTTCGGCA from Armatimonadota bacterium includes:
- a CDS encoding nucleotidyl transferase AbiEii/AbiGii toxin family protein, which translates into the protein MKPAPSNVSASILSRLKNEAAKNSEPFNPLLARYVGFRLLYRLSISPYRDQFLIKGATMFLFWTGSAHRPTRDLDLLSLTNSDLDELRDLFVSICEIECAEDGVVFDSDSVTSELIREEQAYGGSRIKLVGYLGTARIPLQIDVGLGDAVTPGPVEIIIPGIVSAVPEARIRGYPVETAIAEKFHAMVVLGLNNSRMKDYFDVAMLAYSMFIDADTLRRAVEATFRRRKTELPVEVPICFKKEFANDPQVSTRWRAFVRKNDITTPFDDLEFVQSKLRGLLLPTIDH
- a CDS encoding helix-turn-helix transcriptional regulator, producing MPAESLAQVFGQVVRDWRVERGYSQEEFAYRCGIHRTYMTHVERGSKNPTLAVVAKIARGLGVELSTIWIEVERRGGIVSKVTDPPIPR
- a CDS encoding P-II family nitrogen regulator → MKRVQAYVRLNKLEPIQDALADRGILGLTVMEIRGFGRQQGQTSTFRGSNYALNLVPKVKLDIVIRDNQLDDCLEAITGAAHTGELGDGKIFVTEVLEAVRIRTGERGEDAL
- a CDS encoding DUF1738 domain-containing protein codes for the protein MKAYQHITDRIIRAIETEGLLPWRKPWRAESPRNLRGNNYRGINRLVLSIQPYADPRWVTFKQVSELGGHVRRGEHGTPIMFWNEVEEERGSETQKRMVARYYYVFNVQQTEGLNLEPLTEGLDESACSSVASLAEIMCPSVDVHRKGTAAYYSPPEDVVVMPRAELFDSAEAYEQTLAHELVHATGHSSRLARKEVCDPIQFGSDPYAREELVAELGAAFLTADLGIHSDVEQSASYVAGWLKALKNDKSLIIKAASSAQAAVDFILAPMAGSVA
- a CDS encoding type IV toxin-antitoxin system AbiEi family antitoxin domain-containing protein — protein: MEHERNTEALVKFVTERGVARTRDIVDAGFPRVMLTRLVRNGELQRLGRGLYATADHPLTEWHDLAEVAKAIPSAVVSLISALAFHEIGTQVPHEIWIALPDGARKPTYHHKLRVTRLSEPYLSAGVEVHQIEGVPVRVFGAAKTVADCFRMRSKVGYDVAVEALREGWRLRKFTLDELAHFGKLNRVDRIMRPYIEAITA